The following proteins are encoded in a genomic region of Nitrospiraceae bacterium:
- the bamA gene encoding outer membrane protein assembly factor BamA, which translates to MKRFGISPFPSGSLFLLVGLLVLGTLSFDRPVWAQSSQSHIEAIEIEGNQHIEDLAILGKLSIKPGDSFTQESIREQIQLIYGMGFFEEVEVSTEVRANGVLVVFRVKEKPFTIEVVFDGNDELSDDKLNEKNTIKNQVFLDKEQVKVSVENFRSLYHDKGFYHAQIIPITDMVENNQVRLTFYIEEGSQAHIRTIVFEGRNVVQKKELISFMANREYSWPWSIFSDAGILHRDELPNDVERIKEVYLNKGYLDVQVGMPRMDLDEKKEWFTLVFPIVEGEPYVVSQIEYTGNTLFSDAELREGLIIEPGEVFQRAKIRDEITRLTDLYGSRGYAFAEANPSVEPDPPSRSTRIGFSIEEGEMVRIRDIRITGNNKTRDNVIRRELRVDERDMIDSPAIKRSFERLNNLNFFETVEILPKQIAPGEVDLDVKVKEKPTGSFSIGGGFSTLDQFTLIADITEGNLFGRGYLARIRGQVGGRRTLGTITFRNPAIFDTLTSGQADLFSSRTNYLTYLEKKQGANLTFGRGFSEFLTGTFTLVAEKIRITDVDSNANTLIQNQEGTQSTTGFRASLFRDSRDYYLDPRRGTRVGVITSFGTDALGGTNNFYSVSLDALKFTPLPFWDFRHSIRGRFGYGDGFNGSEFPIPEFFYVGGINTVRGFKYGRAGPVTSSNDPEGGNKQIIINNDLIFPLLPDAKLNGVLFFDYGKGFSQDKNLSLDLRMAAGMEVRWISPFGPLRAAYGRPIDGPKDDRKWVFEFSVGSVF; encoded by the coding sequence ATGAAGCGTTTCGGAATTTCTCCCTTTCCATCAGGCAGCCTGTTTCTCCTTGTCGGCCTTCTTGTATTAGGAACCCTTTCGTTTGACAGGCCGGTGTGGGCCCAATCTTCCCAATCCCACATTGAGGCCATTGAAATTGAAGGAAACCAGCATATCGAAGACCTGGCCATTTTAGGGAAATTATCCATTAAACCAGGAGATTCATTTACCCAAGAGTCCATTCGGGAACAAATTCAGCTCATATATGGGATGGGGTTTTTTGAAGAAGTTGAAGTCTCAACCGAAGTCAGGGCCAATGGAGTCCTCGTGGTTTTTCGTGTGAAGGAAAAGCCGTTTACGATCGAAGTAGTGTTTGATGGAAATGACGAGTTGTCAGACGACAAGCTAAACGAAAAAAATACCATTAAAAACCAGGTCTTTTTGGATAAAGAACAGGTAAAGGTTTCAGTAGAAAATTTTCGATCGTTATATCACGACAAGGGCTTTTATCATGCGCAAATTATTCCTATCACGGATATGGTCGAGAACAATCAAGTACGATTGACTTTTTATATCGAAGAGGGGAGCCAGGCCCATATTCGCACGATCGTGTTTGAGGGCCGTAATGTCGTTCAGAAGAAGGAATTGATCTCCTTTATGGCCAATCGGGAGTATTCCTGGCCCTGGTCAATTTTTTCGGATGCCGGCATTCTCCATCGGGATGAGCTTCCGAATGATGTCGAACGGATTAAGGAGGTGTATCTCAATAAAGGCTATCTAGATGTCCAGGTCGGGATGCCTCGAATGGATTTGGATGAGAAGAAGGAATGGTTTACCCTGGTATTCCCGATTGTCGAGGGAGAGCCGTATGTGGTGAGCCAAATCGAGTATACCGGAAACACACTCTTTTCTGATGCTGAATTGCGGGAAGGACTGATCATTGAACCTGGAGAAGTGTTTCAGCGTGCAAAAATCCGGGATGAGATTACCCGGTTGACGGATTTATATGGCAGTCGTGGTTATGCGTTTGCCGAGGCCAATCCTTCGGTAGAGCCTGATCCGCCCTCGCGGAGCACTCGTATTGGCTTTTCCATTGAGGAAGGAGAAATGGTCAGGATTCGAGATATCCGGATTACCGGGAATAATAAGACGCGAGACAATGTGATTCGGCGTGAATTAAGGGTGGATGAACGGGATATGATCGATTCCCCGGCCATAAAACGAAGTTTCGAACGTCTTAATAACTTGAATTTTTTTGAAACCGTGGAGATTCTTCCCAAACAAATTGCTCCGGGTGAGGTCGATTTAGATGTCAAAGTCAAGGAAAAACCGACTGGCTCCTTCAGCATTGGCGGGGGGTTCAGTACGTTGGACCAATTTACGTTAATTGCAGACATTACCGAAGGAAATTTATTCGGTCGAGGATATTTGGCCAGGATTCGCGGTCAGGTAGGAGGACGGCGTACTCTGGGAACTATTACCTTTCGAAATCCGGCTATTTTTGATACCTTAACCTCCGGCCAGGCAGATTTGTTCAGCTCGCGAACCAATTATCTGACCTATCTTGAAAAAAAGCAGGGTGCGAACTTGACGTTTGGTCGGGGTTTTTCTGAATTCCTGACCGGAACCTTTACCCTTGTAGCTGAAAAAATCAGAATTACTGATGTGGATTCCAATGCCAACACTCTCATTCAAAATCAGGAAGGCACCCAATCTACGACCGGGTTCCGTGCCTCCTTATTCAGGGATTCGCGTGATTATTATTTAGACCCCCGGCGTGGAACCCGAGTCGGTGTCATCACGAGTTTTGGAACGGATGCCCTTGGGGGGACAAATAATTTTTATAGTGTGTCGTTGGATGCCCTGAAATTTACCCCCTTGCCGTTTTGGGATTTTCGGCATTCCATTCGTGGACGGTTCGGATACGGAGACGGATTTAATGGGTCGGAATTTCCCATTCCGGAGTTCTTTTACGTGGGAGGCATTAACACTGTGCGGGGATTTAAATATGGTCGTGCCGGTCCCGTGACCTCTAGTAACGATCCTGAAGGGGGCAACAAACAAATCATTATTAATAATGATTTAATTTTTCCACTGTTACCAGATGCCAAGTTGAACGGCGTCCTTTTTTTCGACTATGGAAAGGGGTTTTCCCAGGATAAAAATTTAAGTCTTGATCTTCGAATGGCTGCAGGCATGGAAGTGAGGTGGATTTCCCCCTTTGGGCCTCTTCGGGCGGCGTATGGCCGTCCTATAGACGGACCAAAGGATGATAGAAAGTGGGTATTTGAGTTTTCCGTGGGGTCGGTTTTTTAG
- a CDS encoding OmpH family outer membrane protein, producing MRKTGVGGIGAWMTLGSLVLSFAWGCTAIGPNHPSDLPVGVVDPQRILAETVKGKRLSDVLNAFMKDRQTLVELEQKELRKLESELMAQSTVLSQEARDRKEEQFREKMAGYQQKVADLNREVQEKQRELQNEFRLHVQKVVAEVAGQRGLGLVLEFGVNSGTLFYQAGLDISTEVIQALDRESGEIHTP from the coding sequence ATGAGGAAGACAGGAGTTGGGGGTATTGGCGCGTGGATGACTTTGGGAAGTCTGGTCCTGAGTTTTGCCTGGGGCTGCACGGCTATAGGGCCAAACCATCCATCGGATCTTCCGGTCGGTGTCGTTGATCCTCAGCGGATATTGGCTGAAACGGTCAAGGGAAAACGGCTGTCGGATGTGCTGAATGCTTTCATGAAGGATCGGCAGACACTTGTGGAACTGGAGCAAAAGGAATTACGTAAGTTGGAAAGTGAATTGATGGCCCAAAGTACGGTGTTGAGTCAGGAGGCCAGAGACCGGAAGGAAGAACAGTTCAGGGAAAAAATGGCCGGGTATCAACAAAAAGTAGCCGATTTAAACAGAGAAGTTCAAGAAAAACAACGAGAATTGCAAAACGAGTTTCGTCTCCACGTGCAAAAGGTGGTAGCGGAAGTTGCCGGTCAACGTGGCCTGGGCCTGGTCTTAGAATTCGGAGTGAATTCAGGCACGTTGTTTTATCAAGCCGGGCTGGATATTTCTACTGAGGTTATTCAGGCCCTGGATCGGGAGAGCGGGGAAATTCATACCCCCTAG
- the fabZ gene encoding 3-hydroxyacyl-ACP dehydratase FabZ — MAESELDILQIQALLPHRYPFLLVDRILECHDATRIVGIKNVTTNEPFFQGHFPGYPIMPGVLLLEVMAQVGGVLARKTALGTGRPTVFLTGIEKAKFRRPVVPGDQLRVEVEVIRRKDPFWKMAGKILVESSLVCEAEMTAMVKVEGSEA, encoded by the coding sequence ATGGCTGAAAGCGAGTTAGATATTCTCCAGATTCAGGCATTACTTCCGCACAGGTATCCCTTCTTATTAGTGGATCGGATTCTTGAATGCCATGATGCGACGCGGATTGTGGGCATTAAAAATGTCACGACCAATGAACCGTTTTTTCAAGGGCATTTTCCAGGGTACCCTATTATGCCTGGTGTGTTACTTCTAGAGGTCATGGCACAAGTGGGGGGAGTATTGGCCAGAAAAACGGCGTTAGGAACGGGGCGCCCGACCGTTTTTCTCACCGGAATTGAAAAAGCCAAGTTTCGTCGACCGGTCGTTCCCGGCGATCAATTGCGGGTTGAGGTCGAGGTGATCCGGAGAAAAGATCCATTTTGGAAGATGGCCGGGAAGATCCTGGTCGAATCCTCTTTAGTCTGCGAAGCCGAAATGACCGCCATGGTCAAAGTCGAAGGAAGTGAAGCCTAG
- the lpxA gene encoding acyl-ACP--UDP-N-acetylglucosamine O-acyltransferase: MNIHPTAIVHPKATIGEDVIIGPYCVVGEHVTIGDQTELVAHVCIEGHTDIGRRCRFFPFVSIGTPPQHLQYKDEPTRVCIGDHNIIRENVTINRGTAFGSGVTRIGHHNFFMAYTHVAHDCELGNYIVMANAANLAGHVSVGNSVVIGGLVGVHQYVRIGEYAMVGGCSALGRDVPPFVRAAGGYRAQMFGLNTIALRRHGFSGARMNTLKAAFELLFRQGHRLQEAIKLARNEYGESTDVMTLLTFLESTSRGICQVSSRELDDEEE; this comes from the coding sequence ATGAATATTCATCCCACAGCAATTGTCCATCCCAAAGCTACGATAGGTGAAGATGTCATAATCGGGCCCTATTGCGTCGTGGGTGAGCATGTCACGATTGGAGATCAAACCGAATTAGTCGCTCATGTATGTATTGAGGGGCATACGGACATCGGCCGGCGTTGCCGGTTTTTTCCGTTTGTGTCAATTGGTACCCCTCCGCAACATTTGCAATATAAAGATGAGCCCACCAGAGTCTGTATCGGGGATCATAATATTATTCGTGAGAATGTAACGATTAATCGAGGGACAGCTTTTGGTAGCGGAGTGACCAGAATCGGGCACCATAATTTTTTTATGGCCTATACACATGTGGCTCATGATTGTGAACTGGGTAATTATATTGTGATGGCTAATGCGGCAAACTTAGCCGGCCATGTCTCAGTGGGAAATTCTGTCGTGATCGGAGGCTTGGTCGGGGTCCACCAATATGTACGGATTGGTGAATATGCGATGGTGGGAGGGTGTTCCGCCCTAGGTCGGGATGTCCCGCCGTTTGTTCGTGCGGCAGGAGGCTATCGTGCACAAATGTTTGGGCTGAATACGATCGCCTTGCGACGCCATGGGTTTTCCGGAGCACGCATGAATACCTTGAAGGCTGCATTTGAACTCTTATTCCGACAGGGACATCGTCTGCAAGAAGCCATTAAGCTGGCTCGTAACGAGTACGGTGAAAGCACAGACGTTATGACGTTACTCACCTTTTTGGAAAGTACCAGTCGTGGGATCTGCCAAGTGTCTTCTCGGGAGTTGGATGATGAAGAGGAGTAA
- the lpxI gene encoding UDP-2,3-diacylglucosamine diphosphatase LpxI (LpxI, functionally equivalent to LpxH, replaces it in LPS biosynthesis in a minority of bacteria.), which produces MISPEQDERIGLIAGNGRFPIIFADNVRRLGFSVSAIAHVGETLPELESHVDRIHWLKVGQFSKALAALKGDGIRQAVMLGGIHKTHVFTALRPDLRALAIFSRLKHWKDDAILRAVAGELEREGIQIRESTFGLEGILAKEGNLAYRKPTSKEWDDIQFGWDTLETLGKLDIGQCVVVKNRVIVAVEAVEGTDGTITRGGTLGGKGTVVVKRTKPHQDLRFDLPAVGPQTIQSMVAVKASVLAIEAGRTVVLDREEMCANARSAGIAIVGIAPTGLLQHAASSDAPPQ; this is translated from the coding sequence ATGATTTCTCCTGAACAAGATGAGCGGATCGGGCTGATTGCGGGTAACGGTCGTTTTCCGATTATTTTTGCGGATAATGTCCGCCGGTTAGGGTTTTCGGTTTCCGCCATCGCGCACGTGGGTGAAACTCTTCCGGAACTTGAATCCCATGTTGATCGCATTCATTGGCTCAAGGTCGGGCAGTTTAGTAAGGCCTTGGCGGCATTAAAGGGTGATGGTATCCGCCAGGCTGTCATGTTGGGTGGCATCCACAAAACGCATGTCTTTACGGCACTTCGGCCGGACCTCAGAGCCTTGGCGATTTTTAGCCGTTTGAAACACTGGAAGGACGATGCGATCCTCAGAGCAGTGGCTGGAGAATTGGAGCGGGAAGGGATTCAGATTCGAGAGTCCACGTTTGGCCTTGAAGGTATTCTGGCGAAAGAGGGCAATCTCGCCTACAGGAAACCAACGAGCAAAGAGTGGGACGATATTCAATTTGGTTGGGATACCCTGGAAACCCTGGGAAAGTTAGATATCGGGCAATGTGTCGTGGTGAAAAATCGGGTGATTGTCGCCGTTGAAGCCGTTGAGGGAACGGATGGGACCATTACTCGTGGGGGGACGCTTGGTGGCAAGGGAACGGTGGTGGTCAAACGCACGAAACCGCACCAGGATCTTCGGTTTGATTTGCCGGCTGTTGGTCCCCAAACCATTCAATCCATGGTCGCGGTTAAGGCTTCAGTTCTCGCGATTGAAGCCGGGCGCACCGTTGTTCTTGATCGTGAAGAAATGTGTGCGAACGCCAGATCAGCAGGAATCGCGATCGTTGGAATCGCTCCAACAGGCCTTCTCCAGCATGCCGCGTCTTCTGATGCTCCACCACAATAA
- a CDS encoding Gfo/Idh/MocA family oxidoreductase translates to MVLCVVSLEPLSPFSHSTTTDPYMTQSLRVGVIGVGHLGRHHARIYKTLPSVILVGVSDTDPSRGHLVADECGVSYFQDLDELLSLVDAVSVAVPTSAHGVVVTTCLQRGCHVLVEKPIASHVWEGEQLVELAKVGGTILQVGHIERFNPIVEVMRPLVNQPGFIECHRLSPFQPRGTDVDVVRDLMIHDLDLLLSLGLGPILQVEARGMPVFTDLPDIANVRILFESGCLANLTASRISTGRLRKIRVYQRDRYLSVDFGGKEAVMNTRRSLEGGTFEVESQHIKGDEGDALTRELGCFIQSILGNPSARGVSGDEGVEALRVASQVVSLIQQHAGHSPR, encoded by the coding sequence GTGGTGCTTTGTGTGGTGTCACTGGAACCGCTGTCTCCGTTCTCCCATTCAACGACGACCGATCCCTACATGACGCAATCCTTACGAGTTGGGGTGATTGGTGTTGGTCATTTGGGCCGACATCATGCTCGCATTTATAAAACCCTGCCTTCCGTGATCCTAGTGGGGGTCTCTGATACCGATCCCTCACGGGGGCATCTGGTGGCGGATGAATGTGGAGTATCATATTTCCAGGATTTGGATGAACTGCTGTCATTGGTCGATGCGGTGAGTGTGGCGGTCCCGACCTCGGCGCATGGGGTTGTGGTCACGACCTGTTTGCAGCGCGGGTGCCATGTTCTCGTTGAAAAGCCAATTGCCAGCCATGTATGGGAAGGTGAGCAGTTAGTCGAACTGGCGAAAGTCGGGGGAACCATACTGCAGGTTGGCCATATTGAACGGTTCAATCCGATCGTAGAGGTGATGCGCCCTCTCGTGAATCAGCCTGGCTTTATTGAATGTCACCGTCTAAGTCCTTTTCAGCCTCGAGGGACTGATGTCGATGTGGTCCGGGATCTTATGATTCATGATTTGGATCTGTTGTTATCCCTAGGTCTGGGCCCTATCCTGCAGGTGGAAGCGAGAGGGATGCCGGTTTTTACCGATCTGCCCGATATTGCCAATGTGCGAATTCTCTTTGAAAGCGGGTGTTTGGCGAATTTGACTGCAAGCCGCATCTCGACGGGACGCCTGCGAAAGATCAGAGTCTATCAACGGGATCGCTATCTCTCGGTTGATTTTGGTGGAAAAGAGGCTGTGATGAACACCAGGAGAAGCTTGGAAGGTGGAACCTTTGAAGTGGAATCACAACATATCAAGGGTGATGAAGGGGATGCCCTGACTCGTGAATTGGGCTGCTTCATTCAATCCATTCTGGGGAATCCGTCCGCCCGAGGTGTCTCAGGAGACGAAGGGGTGGAAGCCCTGCGAGTCGCAAGCCAAGTGGTCTCGCTCATTCAACAACATGCCGGGCACTCGCCACGGTAA
- the lpxB gene encoding lipid-A-disaccharide synthase produces MPKIFLVTGETSGDIHGAHLALALRELNPAVELIGVGGSRMLAAGVTLLPHVKRVDAMGVPGIRQLIQGWKTLRTLTAYLQHERFDAIILIDSPGLNLRLAKALADRSRKMIYYIAPQVWAWGSRRLTLIRRVISHVLAILPFEEAYFQKAGISCTYVGHPLLDELKPAYDIVRERQELGLKREDLVIGLLPGSRVREVREVLPAFLSSVEQIRTQHPQIQVILAQAPSLSDSMVNELLGQVKQQVKVVKGLSNEVMAASNLLLVTSGTATLQAALIGTPMVVVYRTSPLTYHIAKRLVKIPYISLVNILAGQEIVPELIQDRMTPDRIAHEALDILQDVRRQHDMIQAFQSIRTALGGAGASKRAAEFILAEATV; encoded by the coding sequence ATGCCAAAAATTTTCTTAGTGACCGGTGAAACATCTGGCGATATTCATGGAGCGCATTTAGCCCTGGCGCTTCGGGAACTGAATCCCGCTGTGGAATTAATCGGTGTGGGTGGCAGTCGGATGTTGGCAGCCGGGGTCACACTTCTTCCGCATGTCAAACGGGTCGATGCTATGGGCGTTCCCGGGATCCGGCAGCTCATACAGGGATGGAAGACCCTACGAACGCTAACCGCTTACCTCCAACATGAACGCTTTGATGCCATCATTCTCATCGACAGTCCGGGATTGAATCTTCGACTGGCCAAGGCTCTCGCAGACCGGTCACGCAAAATGATCTATTACATTGCCCCTCAGGTGTGGGCGTGGGGAAGCCGTCGTTTAACACTCATTCGAAGAGTGATCAGTCATGTATTAGCGATTCTTCCATTCGAAGAGGCCTATTTCCAAAAAGCCGGCATTTCCTGCACCTATGTTGGCCATCCATTATTGGATGAACTAAAGCCTGCCTACGATATTGTGCGTGAGCGTCAGGAATTAGGATTAAAGAGAGAGGACCTGGTGATCGGTCTGCTGCCCGGGAGTCGTGTCCGGGAAGTCCGGGAGGTGTTGCCGGCCTTCTTGAGTTCCGTTGAACAGATACGGACCCAACACCCTCAAATTCAGGTCATTCTTGCCCAGGCGCCTTCCCTCTCCGATTCGATGGTGAACGAGCTTCTTGGGCAGGTTAAGCAACAGGTCAAGGTGGTCAAAGGTCTGTCCAATGAGGTGATGGCGGCCTCAAATCTTTTACTGGTGACCTCTGGAACAGCGACGTTGCAAGCGGCACTGATTGGAACGCCGATGGTCGTGGTCTATCGAACATCCCCCTTGACCTATCATATTGCCAAACGTCTGGTTAAAATTCCCTATATTAGTCTAGTGAATATTTTAGCCGGTCAAGAAATTGTCCCGGAGCTGATTCAGGACCGTATGACCCCGGACCGTATTGCCCACGAGGCCTTGGATATCTTGCAAGACGTTCGCCGCCAACACGATATGATCCAGGCTTTCCAGTCCATCCGGACTGCTCTGGGGGGGGCGGGAGCGTCGAAACGGGCTGCAGAATTTATTCTCGCCGAGGCGACCGTATGA
- the msbA gene encoding lipid A export permease/ATP-binding protein MsbA, translating into MKTFWRIVSYLKGYRLRLLGAFVCSAGVAGLSAVYAWLVQPVLDGIFIERNQEMLLILPLAVLGVAILKASFAYGQGYLMSYVGHWLVSDIRQQLFIHIVRLPIRFHDANTSGRLMARVISDVNEMANAIPSVLKDIFQQGLTFVAMLSVVFYQNWKLATIVLVVLPFSSLVLVRVGRRIRKLSKRGQESIGKMASVLKEAFSGIKIVKAYGQEEKEADRFSLTNQAFRTAKVKSSQTSAMASPLLEVIGVCGVAFIIWYGGGLVIAGEMKPGEFFSFLAAMFMAYAPLRKMSGANESVQRALAGAQRVFQVLDLESELAKDEGKKILPPMAKNLEFSGVNFRYEGSDEVALHEINLTINVGEVVAFVGASGSGKTTLVSLVPRFYRPTEGAVKIDGEDIRLVDRSSLRRQIGIVSQETVLFDDTIRNNIAYGRLDASEEAVIEAARAAFAWEFIERLPQGLDTLVGENGLRLSGGQRQRLAIARAILRDPPILILDEATSALDSESEKLVQKALANLVKARTTLIIAHRLSTVQHADRIVVMNRGKIEEIGTHATLLQQGGLYTRLYQTQFLLAQPEPLPTTS; encoded by the coding sequence ATGAAGACCTTCTGGCGAATCGTGTCATATCTGAAGGGGTACCGCCTGCGGTTGCTTGGCGCGTTTGTCTGTTCTGCCGGAGTGGCAGGATTATCAGCGGTCTATGCGTGGCTTGTCCAACCGGTTCTGGATGGAATTTTTATTGAACGCAATCAAGAGATGTTGCTCATTCTTCCATTGGCTGTTCTGGGTGTTGCGATTCTAAAAGCCTCCTTTGCCTATGGACAGGGGTATCTCATGAGTTATGTGGGCCATTGGCTGGTGTCCGATATTCGCCAACAATTGTTTATTCATATCGTGCGCCTGCCTATTCGTTTTCACGATGCGAATACGTCAGGACGGTTGATGGCCAGGGTAATTAGCGATGTCAACGAAATGGCGAATGCCATTCCCAGTGTGTTGAAGGATATCTTTCAACAGGGGCTGACGTTTGTGGCAATGCTGTCCGTGGTCTTTTATCAAAATTGGAAACTCGCGACAATTGTGCTGGTTGTATTACCCTTCTCCTCATTGGTGTTGGTCCGGGTCGGCCGACGGATTCGTAAGCTTTCCAAGCGTGGCCAGGAATCCATTGGGAAAATGGCTTCCGTCTTAAAAGAAGCCTTTTCTGGTATCAAGATCGTGAAGGCTTACGGTCAGGAAGAAAAGGAGGCCGACCGATTCTCGCTGACCAATCAAGCCTTTCGGACCGCAAAAGTGAAGTCATCTCAAACCTCAGCCATGGCCTCTCCGCTTCTTGAAGTCATTGGCGTCTGCGGTGTGGCCTTTATTATCTGGTATGGGGGAGGATTAGTCATTGCCGGAGAGATGAAGCCGGGAGAGTTCTTTTCCTTTCTGGCTGCTATGTTCATGGCGTATGCCCCCCTCCGGAAAATGTCCGGAGCCAATGAGTCCGTTCAGCGCGCGCTTGCGGGCGCTCAGCGAGTGTTTCAGGTCCTTGACCTGGAAAGTGAATTAGCGAAAGACGAAGGTAAGAAAATTCTGCCACCCATGGCGAAAAATTTGGAATTTTCCGGTGTCAACTTCAGGTATGAGGGCTCTGACGAGGTGGCCTTGCACGAGATCAATCTCACGATCAATGTGGGGGAGGTGGTGGCCTTTGTCGGAGCCAGTGGTAGTGGAAAAACCACGCTCGTGAGTTTGGTCCCACGGTTCTACCGTCCGACGGAAGGAGCCGTGAAAATTGATGGTGAAGATATTCGCCTGGTTGATCGATCGTCTCTGAGACGGCAGATTGGCATCGTGTCTCAAGAAACCGTGTTATTTGATGATACGATCAGAAATAATATCGCCTATGGCCGTCTGGATGCGAGTGAGGAGGCGGTCATTGAGGCAGCTCGCGCCGCCTTTGCATGGGAATTTATTGAGCGGCTCCCTCAGGGCCTGGATACGCTGGTTGGTGAGAATGGACTACGATTATCAGGTGGACAGCGTCAACGACTCGCGATTGCCAGGGCAATTTTGCGGGATCCCCCGATTCTGATTCTGGATGAGGCGACGTCCGCTCTGGATTCGGAATCCGAAAAGCTGGTGCAGAAAGCTCTGGCAAATCTGGTAAAAGCCAGAACGACCTTGATCATTGCCCACCGATTGTCCACGGTACAACATGCCGATCGTATCGTGGTGATGAATCGTGGGAAAATTGAAGAAATCGGCACTCATGCCACCTTGCTTCAACAGGGTGGCCTCTATACCCGATTGTATCAAACGCAATTTTTACTGGCTCAACCCGAACCGTTACCGACGACCTCCTGA
- a CDS encoding lysophospholipid acyltransferase family protein: MLNWIKLSVAPPLAAHLIRLLGHTMRLSTVGGEAVDELYRQGRQIIIAFWHGRQLMMPLAYRGRQASILISQHRDGEIIARIMGYFGFQSIRGSSTRGGLRATRQLLKAGRNGGDLVVTPDGPKGPACTVQSGVIYLAKATGLPIIPLTFACSKKKSLRVGIVSRFPIPVGSGCLCGAHPSG; encoded by the coding sequence ATGTTGAATTGGATCAAACTGTCCGTCGCTCCGCCATTGGCCGCACATCTGATTCGCCTTTTGGGGCATACGATGCGTCTATCCACCGTCGGTGGGGAAGCCGTGGATGAGTTGTATCGCCAAGGCCGACAGATCATTATTGCCTTTTGGCATGGCCGTCAGTTGATGATGCCCTTGGCCTACCGTGGGCGACAGGCCTCAATTTTGATTAGTCAGCATCGGGATGGGGAAATTATCGCGCGAATTATGGGATATTTTGGATTTCAGTCCATTCGCGGGTCGAGCACACGCGGGGGACTTCGAGCTACCAGGCAATTGTTGAAGGCCGGAAGGAATGGCGGGGATCTGGTTGTGACGCCCGATGGCCCGAAGGGACCAGCCTGCACGGTACAATCGGGAGTGATTTACCTGGCAAAGGCGACAGGATTGCCCATAATCCCTCTCACCTTTGCCTGCTCAAAAAAAAAGTCTTTACGAGTTGGGATCGTTTCCAGATTCCCTATCCCGGTGGGGTCGGGTTGTTTGTGTGGGGCCCACCCATCTGGGTAA